A genomic window from Tolypothrix sp. PCC 7910 includes:
- a CDS encoding IS630 family transposase (programmed frameshift), with protein MKPYSLDFRQKILDTYLSGGISQRQLANKFCVSLGFIEKLLKQYRETASIAPKVSTKQTPPKLNEEQIKILEEIVEAKNDATLKEIRFILKEKTGITVGISTVDRMLQRIEISLKKKTLHASEKETERVQLLRVQFWLQLHGIPAENLVFIDEAGANLSLIRHSARSKKGKRAHGSRPQKRCKNVSIIGAIALKGVISQYSILGASDGLTFEAYISQKLVPLLWEGACVIMDNCSIHKGRDIEKLIEAAGAKLIYLPPYSPDFSPIENCWSKIKTLLRSIGARSYPDLAKAIESAFNQVSLNDIYNWFTHSCYCTSPD; from the exons ATGAAACCATATTCCCTGGACTTTCGCCAAAAAATATTGGATACATACTTATCAGGTGGAATATCACAACGTCAATTAGCAAACAAATTTTGTGTCAGTTTAGGTTTTATTGAGAAATTACTAAAGCAATATAGAGAAACAGCAAGTATCGCTCCTAAAGTTAGTACAAAACAAACTCCTCCAAAGCTCAACGAAGAACAAATTAAGATTCTGGAAGAAATAGTTGAAGCTAAAAATGATGCGACCTTAAAAGAAATCCGCTTCATTCTCAAAGAAAAAACAGGGATAACAGTTGGTATATCTACGGTAGACAGGATGTTACAGAGGATAGAAATAAGCCTTA AAAAAAAAACATTGCACGCCTCCGAAAAAGAGACTGAAAGAGTTCAATTATTAAGAGTACAGTTCTGGCTTCAACTTCATGGTATACCAGCGGAAAACCTTGTCTTTATTGACGAAGCCGGAGCTAATCTATCTTTAATAAGACACTCTGCTCGTTCTAAAAAAGGTAAAAGAGCTCATGGGTCGCGACCTCAAAAACGCTGTAAAAATGTCTCCATAATTGGAGCGATTGCTCTCAAAGGTGTGATTAGTCAATATAGTATTTTAGGAGCATCTGACGGGCTAACATTTGAGGCTTACATTTCTCAAAAATTAGTTCCTCTTCTGTGGGAAGGCGCTTGTGTAATCATGGATAATTGTTCAATTCATAAAGGTAGAGATATTGAGAAATTAATCGAAGCTGCTGGAGCTAAATTGATTTATTTACCACCATATTCCCCGGATTTTTCACCAATTGAAAACTGTTGGTCAAAAATTAAAACTTTACTACGTTCTATTGGAGCTAGAAGTTATCCAGACTTAGCAAAAGCAATTGAAAGTGCTTTTAATCAAGTCTCGTTAAATGATATTTATAATTGGTTTACCCATTCTTGTTACTGTACTTCACCAGACTGA
- a CDS encoding XisI protein — MDSLTQYRQTIEKVFQDYADFLQSDDGVKVELVLDRERDRYLLVETGWQNGYRIYGTLLHIDVIDHKLWIQHDGTEEGIANDLVAAGIPKKQIVLAFRPLEQRKHTEFAIF; from the coding sequence ATGGATTCACTAACCCAGTATCGCCAGACAATTGAAAAAGTATTCCAAGACTATGCCGACTTTCTCCAGAGTGATGATGGGGTAAAAGTTGAGTTGGTGTTAGATAGAGAGCGCGATCGCTATCTGTTAGTTGAAACAGGCTGGCAAAACGGTTATCGCATCTATGGCACTTTGCTGCACATAGATGTGATTGATCATAAACTTTGGATTCAACACGATGGTACAGAAGAAGGTATCGCTAATGACTTAGTAGCTGCGGGAATTCCCAAAAAGCAGATTGTTCTGGCTTTTAGACCCCTTGAACAGCGAAAACACACAGAATTTGCAATTTTTTAG
- a CDS encoding XisH family protein has translation MPARDLYHDNVKNALIKDGWIITHDPLRIRLARGKNLFVDLGAERLLAAERGTEKIAVEVKSFTRPSDMKDLEEALGQFVLYAQLLKRYYPEHILYLAVTEATCKTVFEEEAGQTLIEDGIIRLVTFDPSQEAISRWIH, from the coding sequence ACCTGTATCACGATAACGTTAAAAATGCCCTGATTAAAGACGGCTGGATCATCACCCATGATCCGCTACGAATTCGTCTGGCGCGAGGTAAAAACCTATTTGTCGATTTGGGGGCAGAAAGATTGCTGGCAGCCGAACGTGGCACTGAAAAGATTGCTGTCGAAGTCAAAAGCTTTACCCGTCCTTCGGATATGAAGGATCTTGAAGAAGCGTTAGGTCAATTTGTTTTGTACGCACAATTATTAAAGCGGTACTATCCAGAGCATATCCTGTATCTTGCCGTCACTGAAGCAACTTGCAAAACTGTCTTTGAAGAAGAAGCCGGACAAACCTTAATTGAAGATGGCATCATTCGTTTAGTAACCTTTGATCCGAGTCAGGAGGCAATTAGCCGATGGATTCACTAA
- a CDS encoding CPBP family intramembrane glutamic endopeptidase, which produces MTIKRLGLIGLTLISLLLCGLSLFGSWQEPQFQSRLELYQTNLALQAQAWQPEESSKENLQVVRETILGEEPLENAAKQYEDARKSVQTNLEKAKTQLEKLRSPSVDTPTPSKPLPETRPGENPANQQEQQLQQSLKQLQKLSAELDLRLGILQAQQGKTETAIKTWNDVQQRSDINPQFPETSAVLIGLWSNPPRLLPNAQQLIQKNLDGWFRATALVQLYQLQQRPDALATVKAAQQEAATQAVVKLAVIGIIPTLAAVIGIVLLIAVLVQYLVKGKAALLAQNADLAWSTPWGGETILQVFVIGFFLMGQVFVPLILSLLPISLSGGDVRFQAFSVLLRYIIVASGALAVLYLSIKRFFPLPEYWFRFNVRSNWFLWGLGGYCAALPIVVVVSLINQQLWQGQGGSNPLLQLALESQDSVALGIFFITAAIAAPIFEEILFRGFLLPSLTRYLPVWGSILLSSLLFAAAHLSLSEILPLTALGIVLGVVYTRSRNLLAPMLLHSLWNSGTLLSLFILGSGN; this is translated from the coding sequence ATGACTATTAAACGGTTGGGTTTAATTGGGTTGACGCTGATTTCGTTGTTGTTGTGCGGCTTGTCTTTATTTGGCAGTTGGCAAGAACCCCAGTTTCAAAGTCGTTTGGAGTTGTACCAAACAAATTTGGCACTGCAAGCACAAGCTTGGCAGCCAGAAGAGAGCAGCAAAGAAAATTTACAAGTGGTTCGCGAAACCATACTGGGTGAAGAACCTCTGGAAAATGCTGCCAAGCAATATGAAGATGCGCGGAAATCAGTACAAACCAATTTGGAGAAGGCTAAAACTCAACTGGAAAAACTGCGTTCTCCATCTGTTGATACTCCCACACCGTCTAAACCCTTACCCGAAACTCGTCCTGGGGAAAATCCTGCTAATCAACAGGAACAACAGTTGCAACAGTCCTTAAAGCAACTGCAAAAATTATCGGCGGAATTAGATTTACGTCTGGGAATTTTACAAGCACAGCAGGGAAAGACTGAGACAGCAATTAAGACTTGGAATGATGTGCAGCAACGCTCAGATATTAATCCTCAATTTCCAGAAACATCTGCTGTATTAATAGGATTGTGGAGTAATCCTCCCCGTCTGCTCCCCAATGCTCAACAGTTGATTCAAAAAAATTTAGATGGTTGGTTTCGTGCTACTGCGTTAGTGCAACTATACCAACTTCAGCAACGTCCTGATGCACTGGCGACAGTAAAAGCAGCACAACAAGAAGCTGCTACCCAAGCTGTCGTGAAATTAGCAGTGATTGGGATCATCCCCACTTTGGCAGCTGTCATTGGGATAGTACTGCTAATTGCAGTATTGGTGCAATATTTGGTGAAAGGAAAAGCAGCTTTACTAGCTCAAAATGCTGATTTAGCTTGGTCAACTCCTTGGGGTGGTGAAACGATCCTCCAAGTTTTTGTCATCGGCTTTTTCTTGATGGGGCAAGTTTTTGTGCCATTAATATTATCCCTGCTCCCCATCTCCTTAAGTGGTGGTGATGTGCGCTTTCAGGCTTTCTCGGTTTTGCTGCGTTATATTATCGTCGCATCAGGCGCGTTAGCAGTACTATATTTATCGATTAAGCGCTTTTTCCCACTACCAGAATACTGGTTTCGCTTCAATGTTCGCAGTAATTGGTTTTTATGGGGATTAGGTGGCTATTGCGCCGCTTTACCGATAGTAGTAGTCGTATCCTTGATTAATCAACAACTATGGCAAGGACAGGGTGGTAGTAATCCTCTGTTGCAACTGGCATTAGAAAGTCAAGATTCTGTAGCACTCGGAATATTTTTTATCACAGCTGCGATCGCAGCTCCTATTTTTGAAGAAATTCTCTTCCGCGGCTTCTTGTTACCTTCCTTGACTCGTTACCTTCCCGTGTGGGGATCAATTCTGTTAAGTAGCTTGCTATTTGCGGCTGCTCACCTCAGCTTATCGGAAATTCTCCCCCTCACAGCCTTGGGGATCGTCTTAGGTGTAGTCTACACGCGATCGCGTAACCTCCTCGCACCGATGCTTCTCCACAGCCTTTGGAATAGTGGTACCCTACTCAGTTTGTTTATTCTAGGTAGCGGTAATTAA
- a CDS encoding HEAT repeat domain-containing protein, translated as MTERRKLTTNPLTSTEGVALQVDDVYVPLGLVERKKPSKRQGDVSPEQGSDLYKEIEITKTFEHDAFLEEVLKHKNTPKSKGKRIAIIGEPGAGKTTLLQQIADWVSHEIHQSIVIWVSLADLRGKELKAYLLESWLTQVAEKIGKAEVTKQLKDDFVTLFNQNNVWLLLDGLDEMSTSSGNPLTEIARQFREVGLITQARIVLTCRVNLWDGNINALDDFDTYRSLDFSYPRQVERFIHQWFSAIPETGKQLCTALKAPGKERIQDLVKNPLRLTLLCLNWQSGDGKLPDTQAGLYQQFVDDFYKWKKDEFATNSHQRQQLNIKLGELAKAAIDKEATRFRLRQDFVNQFLGDVDDENSLLKLALNRGWLNCIGIDEQRKPVYAFFHTSFQEYFAAKAIDDWHFFLNHVPNNLKQGTYRIFEPQWKQTILFWLGRKEENLKQQKQEFIDALVSFKDGCGKWNSKDVDKGFYEYRAYFLAAAGIAEFRAYFKADEIVKQIVKWTIDSRISIRAEARSALQQTDRTKEIAALVKLLQSTTVDDYTRMQAGESLGKIDPGNEIAIATLVQLLQSTTVDDSTRMQAAESLGKIDPGNEIAIATLVQLLQSTTVDDSTRMQAAESLWQIEPSSEMPITALVQLLQSTTVDDSTHMQAAESLWQIEPGNEMAIAALVQLLQSTTVDDSTRTQVASSLEKIGTGNEIAITALVQLLQSNHLDIYTRMQDASRLGLIDSGNEIAITTLVQVLQSNHFNYYPIRFLAAFSLEKISTSNENVIAALVQLLQSKHVDYYARRQAAYSLDRIIRDNNHRFQTVKAL; from the coding sequence TTGACGGAAAGGCGTAAGCTGACTACAAATCCTCTGACATCAACTGAAGGAGTCGCCTTGCAAGTTGATGATGTTTACGTACCACTGGGATTAGTTGAGCGTAAAAAACCATCTAAACGTCAGGGTGATGTTTCTCCAGAACAGGGATCAGACCTGTACAAAGAGATAGAAATTACCAAAACATTTGAGCATGATGCTTTTCTGGAAGAGGTTTTAAAACACAAGAACACGCCTAAAAGTAAGGGTAAGCGAATTGCAATTATTGGTGAACCAGGAGCAGGAAAGACAACATTATTACAGCAAATTGCTGATTGGGTATCTCATGAGATTCACCAGTCTATTGTCATTTGGGTATCATTAGCAGATTTGCGAGGTAAAGAATTAAAAGCTTATCTATTGGAGAGTTGGTTGACTCAGGTGGCTGAGAAAATAGGGAAAGCTGAAGTCACTAAGCAACTGAAGGATGATTTTGTTACTCTATTTAATCAAAATAATGTGTGGCTGCTGCTAGATGGATTAGATGAAATGTCCACATCTTCAGGTAATCCATTAACAGAAATTGCCCGACAATTCCGTGAAGTAGGATTAATTACTCAAGCGCGAATTGTGCTAACCTGTCGGGTTAATCTGTGGGATGGCAACATTAATGCACTTGATGATTTTGATACCTATCGCAGTTTAGATTTTTCTTATCCACGACAGGTAGAGAGATTTATTCATCAATGGTTCAGTGCTATTCCCGAAACTGGAAAACAGTTATGTACGGCTTTGAAAGCACCCGGTAAAGAACGGATTCAAGATTTAGTAAAAAATCCTTTGCGGTTGACGCTGCTGTGCTTAAATTGGCAATCAGGAGATGGGAAATTACCAGATACTCAAGCCGGACTTTATCAGCAATTTGTTGATGACTTTTACAAGTGGAAGAAAGACGAATTTGCAACAAACTCTCACCAGCGTCAGCAACTTAATATCAAATTGGGGGAATTAGCTAAAGCAGCAATAGACAAAGAAGCAACCCGGTTTCGCTTGCGGCAAGATTTTGTTAATCAATTCTTAGGGGATGTTGATGATGAAAATTCGCTGCTGAAATTGGCACTAAATCGTGGCTGGCTGAACTGTATAGGGATAGATGAACAGAGAAAACCTGTTTACGCTTTCTTTCATACCTCATTTCAAGAATACTTTGCTGCTAAAGCAATTGATGATTGGCATTTCTTTCTCAACCACGTTCCCAATAATCTCAAGCAAGGAACCTATCGCATCTTTGAACCGCAATGGAAGCAAACAATATTGTTTTGGTTAGGGAGAAAAGAAGAAAATCTTAAACAGCAGAAGCAAGAGTTTATTGATGCTTTAGTTAGTTTTAAAGATGGATGTGGTAAGTGGAATAGTAAAGATGTAGATAAAGGATTTTATGAATATCGCGCCTATTTTTTAGCAGCCGCAGGAATTGCAGAATTTAGGGCTTATTTTAAAGCGGATGAAATAGTAAAACAAATTGTCAAGTGGACAATAGATAGTCGAATTTCAATCCGAGCGGAAGCTAGGTCAGCACTACAACAAACAGACCGGACTAAAGAGATCGCTGCTTTGGTGAAACTGCTGCAATCTACTACTGTGGATGACTACACCCGTATGCAGGCAGGAGAAAGCTTAGGGAAAATCGACCCAGGCAATGAAATAGCGATCGCCACCTTGGTGCAACTGCTGCAATCAACTACTGTGGATGATTCCACCCGTATGCAGGCAGCAGAAAGCTTAGGGAAAATCGACCCAGGCAATGAAATAGCGATCGCCACCTTGGTGCAACTGCTGCAATCAACTACTGTGGATGATTCCACCCGTATGCAGGCAGCAGAAAGCTTATGGCAAATAGAACCTAGCAGTGAAATGCCGATCACCGCCTTGGTGCAACTGCTGCAATCAACAACTGTGGATGATTCCACCCATATGCAGGCAGCAGAAAGCTTATGGCAAATAGAACCTGGCAATGAAATGGCGATTGCCGCCTTAGTGCAACTGCTGCAATCAACAACTGTGGATGATTCCACCCGTACGCAGGTAGCATCAAGCTTAGAGAAAATCGGTACTGGCAATGAAATTGCGATCACCGCCTTGGTGCAACTGCTGCAATCGAATCATTTGGATATCTATACTCGTATGCAGGATGCATCTAGGTTAGGATTAATCGACTCTGGAAATGAAATTGCAATTACCACCTTAGTGCAAGTGCTGCAATCCAATCATTTTAATTATTACCCCATCCGTTTCCTAGCAGCATTTAGCTTAGAGAAAATCAGTACAAGCAATGAAAATGTGATCGCCGCTTTAGTGCAACTGCTGCAATCAAAACATGTGGATTACTACGCTCGTAGGCAGGCAGCATATAGCTTAGATAGAATTATACGAGACAATAACCATCGGTTTCAAACAGTTAAAGCTTTATAG